A window from Labrus mixtus chromosome 14, fLabMix1.1, whole genome shotgun sequence encodes these proteins:
- the LOC132988059 gene encoding glutaredoxin domain-containing cysteine-rich protein 2, with product MEELQRKLNQRYEDTKPRKVRFKLASSYSGRVLKHVYEDGQELDSPEEKYPHSFVHRKIPPSHLEMEQLCGFEDTHEDQQGVYPPTGLIAQRINVYRGMGGYKPATGRTEEAEGDGTSSVLDFGKIIIYTSNLRIIRAPPRNHEVLRHHTVPSVDLEEYPKARERGSRRRAKALCTQDGGEREEKQISDSETKVADSCQHCGGSGCAPCSLCHGSKLSMLANRFNESISDLRCQACYPHGLEKCQSCSSK from the exons ATGGAGGAACTCCAGAGAAAACTAAATCAGCGCTATGAAGACACCAAGCCCAGGAAG GTGAGATTCAAGCTGGCATCGTCCTACAGCGGTCGGGTGCTGAAGCATGTGTATGAGGACGGTCAGGAGCTGGACAGTCCAGAAGAGAAATACCCTCACAGCTTCGTTCATCGAAAGATCCCGCCCAGCCACCTGGAGATGGAGCAGCTCTGTGGGTTTGAGGACACTCATGAGGATCAACAGG GAGTCTATCCTCCAACAGGACTCATTGCTCAGAGAATAAACGTGTACAGAGGAATGGGAGGCTACAAGCCTGCTACAGGCCGGACAGAGGAAGCAGAGGGGGACGGCACA tcATCAGTTTTGGATTTTGGCAAGATAATCATCTACACCAGCAATCTGCGCATCATTAGAGCGCCACCGAGGAATCATGAAGTGTTACGGCACCACACAGTACCTTCTGTAGACTTAGAGGAATACCCAAAGGCCAGGGAGagggggagcaggaggagggctAAAGCTCTCTGTACACAGGacgggggagagagggaggagaaacagaTCAGTGACTCAGAGACTAAG gTGGCTGACAGCTGCCAGCATTGTGGCGGCTCGGGCTGCGCTCCCTGCTCTCTGTGTCACGGCAGCAAGCTGTCCATGCTGGCGAACCGCTTCAATGAGTCCATCAGTGATCTGCGTTGCCAAGCCTGCTACCCCCATGGTCTGGAGAAGTGCCAGTCCTGCTCCAGCAAATAG